One genomic region from Candidatus Omnitrophota bacterium encodes:
- the ligA gene encoding NAD-dependent DNA ligase LigA, which translates to MAKDIEKRIRKLRDEIKRHNRLYYTKGRPEISDSEYDRMMDELKKLEEAHPEYASSDSPTRTVGAPIPDKFKKIEHVSPMLSLESIRSEKELEHFAQTCARDAEAAVRYVCEPKLDGLSIELVYEGGRFTRGSTRGDGFTGEDVTLNLRTIPSVPRRLKTDNSPSRLAVRGEVMMHIKDFQELNKSRIAEGKEPFANPRNVAAGSMRQLDWRITAQRKLTVYCYRILEITGESPETQEEALRMLEELGFRISPKVRSFTDAAGIIEYHHKLEKQREELDYEIDGIVVKVNSFSQQKKLGTRTTNPKWAVAYKFKPRRELTRAEDITVQVGRTGVLTPLALLQPVEVGGVTVSRATLHNMDQVEKLGIKIGDWVRVERAGDVIPYISEVLKEKRTGKEKDFRMPDKCPSCGSGIVKEDVFYRCPNGLSCPAQLKEAITHYSSKGAVDIEGLSDKTVELLYEKGLIGSISDIYRLERDELLSLEGWKQKRTDNLLRAIDKAREVPLDRFIYGLGIRNVGKHIATLLASKFGSIENLAKAGKDELTDIKEIGPEIAESITDFFSEKRNTLEIENLRKCGVTIKKKKKPEKGKLLNKKVLFTGSLQKMKRDQAKRLVESEGGEAASSVSGELDYLVVGEKPGSKLDKARKKGIKILTEEEFLDLIG; encoded by the coding sequence ATGGCGAAGGACATTGAAAAAAGAATCAGGAAGCTGCGCGATGAGATAAAGAGGCACAACCGACTTTATTACACGAAGGGCCGGCCGGAGATTTCCGATTCTGAATACGACCGGATGATGGATGAGCTCAAAAAGCTCGAAGAGGCCCATCCCGAATACGCCTCTTCCGACTCCCCGACAAGGACCGTGGGGGCGCCCATACCCGATAAGTTCAAGAAGATAGAGCACGTTTCTCCCATGCTGAGCCTTGAGAGCATAAGGAGCGAGAAGGAACTTGAGCATTTCGCGCAAACCTGCGCAAGGGATGCAGAAGCAGCTGTCAGATACGTCTGCGAACCCAAGCTTGACGGGTTGAGCATAGAGCTCGTGTACGAAGGAGGTAGGTTCACCAGGGGTTCGACAAGAGGTGACGGCTTTACCGGAGAGGATGTCACTCTTAACCTCAGGACCATACCCAGCGTTCCCCGCAGACTCAAGACGGATAACTCCCCCTCGCGGCTTGCCGTGCGGGGCGAGGTCATGATGCACATAAAGGATTTTCAGGAGCTTAATAAAAGCCGCATAGCCGAGGGGAAAGAGCCCTTTGCCAATCCCCGCAACGTCGCCGCCGGCTCGATGAGGCAGCTTGACTGGCGGATAACCGCCCAGAGGAAACTTACGGTTTACTGCTACAGGATCCTGGAGATCACCGGCGAGTCCCCCGAGACCCAGGAAGAAGCCCTAAGGATGCTGGAAGAGCTGGGGTTCAGGATATCCCCGAAGGTGCGGAGCTTTACCGACGCTGCCGGGATAATAGAATACCACCATAAACTGGAAAAGCAGAGGGAGGAACTGGATTACGAGATAGACGGTATCGTCGTCAAGGTAAACAGCTTCAGTCAGCAGAAGAAGCTCGGCACAAGGACCACCAACCCGAAGTGGGCCGTCGCCTACAAGTTCAAGCCGCGCAGGGAGCTGACGCGGGCGGAAGATATAACTGTCCAGGTGGGGCGCACGGGGGTCCTTACGCCTCTTGCTCTTCTCCAGCCGGTCGAGGTCGGGGGGGTCACCGTCTCGCGTGCCACGCTGCACAACATGGACCAGGTGGAGAAGCTGGGGATAAAGATCGGCGACTGGGTGAGGGTCGAGCGCGCCGGGGACGTTATCCCGTATATCTCCGAGGTCCTTAAAGAAAAGAGGACCGGCAAAGAAAAGGATTTCCGTATGCCCGATAAGTGCCCCAGCTGCGGGAGCGGGATAGTAAAAGAGGACGTATTCTACCGCTGCCCGAACGGGCTTTCCTGTCCCGCACAGCTCAAGGAGGCGATAACCCATTACTCCTCAAAGGGAGCGGTCGATATCGAGGGGCTGAGCGACAAGACGGTCGAGCTTTTGTACGAAAAGGGCCTTATCGGGAGCATCTCCGATATCTACAGGCTGGAAAGGGATGAGCTTCTTTCCCTTGAGGGCTGGAAACAGAAAAGGACCGACAACCTCCTCAGGGCCATAGACAAGGCGAGGGAGGTCCCTCTGGACAGGTTCATCTACGGCCTGGGGATACGCAATGTCGGTAAGCATATAGCGACGCTCCTCGCCTCGAAGTTCGGCTCGATCGAAAACCTCGCGAAGGCGGGGAAGGATGAGCTTACCGATATAAAGGAGATAGGCCCCGAGATAGCAGAGAGCATAACCGATTTTTTCTCAGAGAAAAGGAACACCCTTGAGATAGAAAATCTGCGCAAATGCGGGGTCACCATAAAGAAGAAGAAAAAGCCCGAGAAGGGCAAGCTGCTGAACAAGAAAGTTCTTTTCACCGGAAGCCTCCAGAAGATGAAAAGAGATCAGGCCAAACGTCTGGTCGAATCCGAGGGAGGAGAAGCCGCCTCCAGTGTCAGTGGCGAGCTTGATTATCTTGTCGTGGGAGAGAAGCCCGGATCCAAGCTGGATAAAGCCCGTAAAAAGGGCATAAAAATACTCACCGAAGAAGAGTTTCTGGACCTTATCGGCTGA